In a single window of the Trichoderma breve strain T069 chromosome 6, whole genome shotgun sequence genome:
- a CDS encoding acetyltransferase (GNAT) family domain-containing protein, with protein MTTFRRFRPDDVNKFSKCNLDPLTETYELSFYLQYYAKWPSLFQVCEDSEGNIVGYIMGKVESSPDAYKYSEHYLPWHAHITALTVAPEARRQGIGKILVEQLEAAADVHNTWFMDLFVRSSNAKAIAFYKELGYSVFRVVKDYYGEHATDPDKDSEDAFDMRKSMKRDSKGEHVRDDGEKHEVHPEDVW; from the exons ATGACCACCTTCCGAAGATTTCGGCCTGACGACGTCAATAAATTCTCAAAATGCAATTTGGATCCCCTAACAGAGACCTATGAACTCAGCTTCTATCTTCAGTATTATGCCAAATGGCCCTCCCTGTTTCAAGTCTGTGAGGATTCGGAAGGAAACATTGTTGGATATA TTATGGGCAAAGTTGAATCATCGCCAGATGCATACAAATACTCAGAACATTACCTTCCTTGGCATGCTCACATTACGGCCCTGACTGTAGCGCCAGAGGCAAGAAGACAAGGTATTGGCAAAATCCTGGTGGAACAATTGGAGGCTGCCGCCGATGTTCACAACACTTGGTTCATGGATCTGTTTgtccgcagcagcaacgccaaggccattgcgTTTTACAAAGAACTAGGCTACAGCGTCTTTCGTGTTGTCAAAGACTATTATGGGGAGCATGCCACAGATCCCGACAAGGACAGTGAGGATGCATTCGACATGCGCAAATCTATGAAGAGGGACTCCAAGGGAGAGCACGTTCGAGACGACGGCGAGAAACACGAGGTGCACCCTGAGGATGTCTGGTAA